The genomic segment TTAGTATTCATATAATCAGAAGATTTAAATATATATAGATAGGTTAAGATGAATAGATTAGATAACCAAATCTTATATTTGGCAGAACAGATAACGATAACATTAGTCTTCAATTTTTAGGAATTTATATAAGGTTGGTGTAAAGAGATGTGGGTTAAATTTAAACTGGAAGCATCAGAGCAGGAAATTATTTTTTTACCCCTGTCAATGATCGGTGCATATCCCAAAAGAATTTTTGTGTGCTTTGGAGGGAAAACTGTAAGTACAGCGGTAAAGTATTCGGAATTTTTTGACCTTAATGTAAACAGTACATATGATGACCCTTCGATAATTGGAATGTCCATTGGTTTAAGAAATAAACTGCTATTACCTGAGATATTGACTTACAGAATAGGTATTGAGAATAATGCTATTGCCATAGGCCCTGTTATAGGGCTTTTATTGGGAAATCAAATTCATAGGTACAATCCTAAGCATATGGAAAAATACACAGACAGGTTTGGAATTTATGATAAGGTCGGAGGGCTTATTTACGCATTTTCTCCCAGGACAATTAATTGGAAGGAGCGTATAGCATTCGGCCTTTACTACGATAGCGTATCAAAATGCTGGGAATATGGCTTTTTTCCGCTACCTGAAGTTATATACAGGAGGGATTTTCACTCAAGCCCCAATGATATAAAAAGGCTCATAAAGGAGACCGGAGGAAGGTTGTTTAACTCATGCAGGTTTACAAAGTCTGATCTCTTCTCATATATTAATAAAAATGACGAATTACGGGATTATCTACCGCCAACGCAGCTGACACAGGATATTGACCAGGTGTTTGAATTTATTGAAAAACAATCAGGGGTCATATTGAAGCCGATAGACCTTTCTAGAGGAAGAGGAATTGTAATAATTGAAAAGGTCGCAGACAATTATAAGATTACAGATTACAGATTGATGCTTCCTGTCGTGACAGTCTACAAAGAATCAGGTCTTAGGAACTTTCTAAACGAAAATGAGGAGCTTTTTAACAAATACCTTATACAAAAATTATTAGATCTAGCGGTT from the Pseudobacteroides sp. genome contains:
- a CDS encoding YheC/YheD family protein, with protein sequence MWVKFKLEASEQEIIFLPLSMIGAYPKRIFVCFGGKTVSTAVKYSEFFDLNVNSTYDDPSIIGMSIGLRNKLLLPEILTYRIGIENNAIAIGPVIGLLLGNQIHRYNPKHMEKYTDRFGIYDKVGGLIYAFSPRTINWKERIAFGLYYDSVSKCWEYGFFPLPEVIYRRDFHSSPNDIKRLIKETGGRLFNSCRFTKSDLFSYINKNDELRDYLPPTQLTQDIDQVFEFIEKQSGVILKPIDLSRGRGIVIIEKVADNYKITDYRLMLPVVTVYKESGLRNFLNENEELFNKYLIQKLLDLAVIDNCPFDIRVVMQKNADKVWVCTGIECRVSKRGSHITNISRGGYALPLDNAIELSFGECSKVFSQGIINFCRKFCKYMDKTGEHFSEFGIDVALDREQNLWLIEANVFPSFKGFKKMDMETYNNIRYTPFLYALSLTRFVDVDEFAEFQHIHRY